A region from the Candidatus Tenderia electrophaga genome encodes:
- a CDS encoding 4Fe-4S ferredoxin, producing MDAQKPQISADNVQEIYDETVHWHVNLGDETIHAKRMPGRFRKLKWFSASLWLIFFIGPYLRWGGQQAILFDIPDRQFHLFAITVHPQDVWMLSLVLILMAMILFGVTAIAGRVFCGYFCFQTIWTDVFTLIEEKIEGPPAQRRKLEKAPLSLVKARKKLLKHSLWLAIAVLTGMTFAAYFTDAFQLWRDVFTLNAHIIAYIVLLMFTLGTYFLAGYLREQVCFWLCPYARIQGVMYDKDTLLPTYDVERGEPRGKLKADNKELGDCIDCRMCVAVCPTGVDIRNGQQEGCITCGLCIDACDSIMDKVGRNKGLIRYASLREMAGEVVKSPLKRPRVLVYAAIMLFAFGGILYGLTNIAPIDWHILHQRQPLYTVMSDGSVQNRYTFKILNKTEQAMQVRISTAGVEGLEVSGIDELMTLKADKLVPFNVDVRARPAQLPHEHTPITFVLKDINHPDRVFTRESVIIRPPR from the coding sequence ATGGACGCGCAAAAACCTCAAATCAGTGCAGACAATGTGCAAGAGATCTATGACGAGACCGTACATTGGCATGTCAATCTCGGCGACGAAACCATACACGCCAAACGTATGCCCGGTCGGTTCCGCAAACTCAAATGGTTCAGCGCCAGTCTTTGGTTGATCTTCTTCATCGGCCCCTATCTGCGTTGGGGCGGTCAACAGGCCATCCTGTTCGACATCCCCGATCGTCAGTTCCACCTGTTCGCCATCACCGTGCATCCTCAGGACGTCTGGATGCTCTCCCTGGTGCTGATCCTGATGGCCATGATCCTGTTTGGCGTCACAGCCATCGCGGGACGGGTATTCTGCGGCTATTTCTGCTTCCAGACCATCTGGACCGATGTCTTTACCCTGATTGAAGAAAAGATCGAAGGACCCCCGGCACAGCGGCGCAAGCTTGAAAAGGCGCCGCTGAGCCTTGTCAAGGCGCGCAAGAAGTTGCTCAAACACAGTCTCTGGCTGGCGATCGCCGTCCTCACCGGCATGACCTTCGCGGCCTACTTCACCGATGCATTCCAGTTATGGCGCGATGTCTTCACCCTGAACGCCCATATCATCGCCTACATCGTATTGTTGATGTTCACCCTGGGCACCTATTTTCTGGCCGGCTATCTGCGCGAACAAGTGTGCTTTTGGCTCTGCCCCTATGCCCGCATCCAAGGCGTGATGTACGACAAGGACACCCTCCTGCCCACCTACGATGTCGAGCGCGGCGAACCGCGCGGCAAGCTCAAGGCCGACAACAAAGAGTTGGGGGATTGTATCGATTGCCGCATGTGTGTCGCCGTCTGCCCCACCGGGGTGGATATCCGCAACGGTCAGCAGGAGGGCTGCATCACCTGTGGCCTGTGTATCGATGCCTGCGACAGCATCATGGACAAGGTGGGCCGCAACAAGGGCCTGATCCGTTATGCCTCGCTGCGCGAGATGGCCGGCGAGGTGGTCAAATCGCCCTTGAAGCGGCCGCGCGTGCTGGTCTATGCCGCCATTATGCTGTTCGCCTTTGGCGGCATCCTCTATGGCTTGACCAATATTGCGCCCATCGATTGGCACATCCTGCATCAGCGTCAACCGCTCTACACGGTCATGTCCGATGGTTCGGTGCAAAACCGTTATACCTTCAAGATACTCAACAAGACCGAACAGGCCATGCAGGTGCGCATAAGCACCGCAGGGGTCGAAGGGCTCGAGGTCTCCGGTATCGATGAGCTCATGACCCTGAAGGCGGATAAACTGGTGCCCTTCAATGTCGATGTCCGTGCCAGGCCGGCGCAACTGCCGCATGAGCATACACCCATCACCTTTGTATTAAAGGATATAAACCATCCAGACCGGGTGTTCACACGAGAAAGTGTGATCATTCGCCCGCCGCGTTGA
- a CDS encoding cytochrome C oxidase subunit III, whose amino-acid sequence MSNHNNPGQAPDTGHEWDGIRELTNAPPKWWTICFYLSLLWCVVYFILYPSIPLINGPNEGLLNWSSIKEYKQAVAKYQEIREPYMDQLETMSAEQILADQEMLNFANSYTNALFGDYCSACHGAGGQGVEGRFPNLRDDNWLYGGSVDAIKETITNGREGMMPAFQADLGQAEIEQLADFVIALPQGQATQAGWSLYEESGCGLCHGEDAKGVPDFGSANLTDSVWRFGDSRDEVIRTISKGVNQEDVEGSRSAVMPAFDERLSDNDIKLLTVRVWSFGGGQQ is encoded by the coding sequence ATGAGCAATCATAATAATCCAGGCCAAGCGCCTGACACGGGGCACGAGTGGGACGGCATTCGTGAACTGACCAACGCGCCGCCCAAGTGGTGGACCATCTGTTTTTACCTGAGTCTGCTCTGGTGTGTCGTCTATTTCATCCTTTACCCCTCTATACCGTTGATCAATGGGCCGAATGAGGGGCTGTTGAACTGGAGCTCCATCAAGGAATACAAACAGGCGGTGGCCAAGTACCAGGAGATCCGCGAGCCCTATATGGATCAGCTGGAAACTATGAGCGCCGAGCAGATCCTGGCCGACCAGGAGATGCTCAACTTCGCCAACTCCTATACCAATGCCTTGTTCGGTGACTATTGCTCCGCCTGTCACGGTGCCGGCGGTCAGGGTGTGGAAGGGCGTTTCCCCAATCTGCGCGACGACAACTGGCTCTACGGCGGTTCGGTGGACGCCATCAAAGAGACCATCACCAACGGCCGCGAAGGTATGATGCCGGCCTTCCAGGCGGACCTCGGTCAGGCCGAGATCGAGCAGTTGGCCGACTTTGTCATCGCCCTGCCCCAGGGACAGGCCACCCAAGCCGGCTGGTCTTTGTATGAAGAAAGCGGTTGCGGTCTGTGCCACGGCGAAGATGCCAAAGGCGTGCCCGATTTCGGTTCGGCCAATCTGACCGACAGTGTCTGGCGTTTCGGCGATTCCCGTGACGAGGTGATTCGCACCATCAGCAAGGGTGTCAATCAGGAAGATGTGGAAGGCAGCCGCAGTGCCGTCATGCCCGCCTTCGATGAACGCTTGTCAGACAACGATATTAAACTGCTTACGGTGCGCGTCTGGTCCTTCGGTGGCGGTCAACAGTAA
- a CDS encoding cytochrome oxidase subunit II has protein sequence MSSFQEKNEKNVWLLSGVLAITLLVAGVVEIVPLYYLPNTMEDLTEEEDNIRPYTALELEGRDIYIREGCYLCHSQMIRPFRDEKERYGHYSLAVESKYDHPFQWGSKRTGPDLARVGGKYSDEWQRQHLMDPRSLVPESVMPRYPWLAENKIDASMTETKLRAMAAVGVPYTDADFAGAEQAVKGKTEMDAMVAYLQVLGTMVDFQEGKDYRQ, from the coding sequence ATGTCATCATTTCAAGAGAAAAATGAAAAGAATGTTTGGCTGTTGTCCGGCGTACTGGCCATCACGCTACTGGTCGCCGGGGTAGTGGAGATCGTCCCGCTCTATTATCTGCCAAACACCATGGAAGATTTGACGGAAGAGGAGGACAACATCCGTCCCTACACGGCCCTGGAGCTGGAAGGCCGCGATATCTACATCCGTGAAGGCTGTTACCTGTGCCACTCACAGATGATTCGCCCCTTCCGCGACGAAAAGGAGCGTTACGGCCACTACTCCCTGGCGGTGGAATCGAAGTATGACCATCCCTTCCAGTGGGGTTCCAAGCGCACCGGTCCCGACCTGGCCCGCGTCGGCGGTAAGTACTCCGACGAGTGGCAGCGTCAGCACCTGATGGATCCGCGTTCGCTGGTGCCCGAGTCCGTCATGCCGCGTTATCCGTGGTTGGCCGAGAACAAGATCGACGCCTCCATGACCGAAACCAAGCTGCGCGCCATGGCGGCGGTAGGGGTGCCCTATACAGACGCGGACTTTGCCGGTGCAGAGCAGGCGGTCAAGGGCAAGACCGAGATGGACGCCATGGTCGCCTATCTCCAGGTCTTGGGCACGATGGTGGACTTTCAGGAAGGCAAGGATTACCGACAATGA
- a CDS encoding cytochrome oxidase, which yields MSTTTLDQPTYNFEVVKWFTIMSVIYLVVGTLVGTFIASQLAFPDLNFDNPYLTFGRLRPLHTNAVIFAFGGSVLMATAYYVVQRTCGVRVWSDKMAWFTFWGWNLIIVLAVITLPLGLTQGKEYAELEWPIDILIAVVWVAFMFNFIMTLATRKNSHIYVANWFFLGMMIMITYLHVGNSMAIPVSLMKSYSMYSGVQDAMVQWWWGHNAVGYFLTAGFLGIMYYFVPKQAELPIFSYRLSVLHFWALMFGYAWLGAHHLHYTALPDWTGSLGAAVSIAMIIPSWGGAINGMMTLSGAWHKLREDYVLRFLIVSLAFYAMSTFEGPVMSLKTVNALSHYTDWTIGHVHSGALGWVAMVSIGAIYHMVTRLWGRELYSTSLVSLHFWMSTIGAVIYICAMWVSGIMQGLMWRATDDYGNLMYTFVESVAAMHPYYVLRAVGGLIFFLGACVMLYNIVMTLRQPAGAGATATSKA from the coding sequence ATGTCCACTACTACACTCGACCAGCCGACATATAATTTCGAGGTGGTGAAATGGTTCACCATCATGTCGGTCATCTATCTGGTCGTCGGCACACTGGTGGGAACATTTATCGCATCCCAACTGGCATTCCCCGACCTCAATTTCGACAATCCCTATCTCACCTTCGGTCGACTCAGACCGCTGCACACCAATGCCGTCATCTTCGCCTTCGGCGGCAGCGTCCTCATGGCCACGGCCTATTACGTGGTGCAACGCACCTGCGGTGTGCGGGTATGGAGCGACAAGATGGCCTGGTTCACCTTCTGGGGCTGGAATCTGATTATCGTCCTGGCAGTGATCACGTTGCCCCTGGGGCTGACCCAGGGCAAGGAGTACGCCGAGCTGGAGTGGCCCATCGATATCCTGATCGCCGTGGTGTGGGTGGCCTTCATGTTCAACTTCATCATGACCCTGGCCACACGCAAGAATTCACATATTTATGTGGCTAACTGGTTTTTTCTCGGCATGATGATCATGATCACCTATCTGCATGTTGGCAACTCCATGGCCATTCCGGTGAGCTTGATGAAGTCCTACTCCATGTATTCGGGCGTGCAGGATGCCATGGTGCAGTGGTGGTGGGGGCACAATGCCGTCGGTTACTTTCTGACCGCCGGCTTTCTCGGCATCATGTATTACTTCGTGCCCAAACAGGCCGAACTGCCCATCTTCTCCTATCGGCTGTCGGTACTGCACTTCTGGGCGCTGATGTTCGGTTATGCCTGGCTGGGTGCACACCATCTGCATTACACCGCCCTGCCCGACTGGACCGGCTCGCTGGGTGCCGCGGTCTCCATCGCCATGATCATTCCTTCATGGGGGGGCGCCATCAACGGCATGATGACCCTGTCCGGGGCCTGGCACAAACTGCGTGAAGACTATGTCCTGCGTTTCCTGATCGTGTCTTTGGCCTTCTACGCCATGTCCACCTTCGAGGGGCCGGTCATGTCCTTGAAGACGGTCAACGCCCTGTCTCACTACACGGACTGGACCATTGGCCACGTACACTCCGGTGCCCTGGGTTGGGTCGCCATGGTCTCCATCGGCGCCATCTATCATATGGTTACGCGTCTGTGGGGCCGTGAATTGTATTCCACTTCCCTGGTCAGCCTGCACTTCTGGATGTCCACCATCGGTGCCGTGATCTACATCTGCGCCATGTGGGTCTCGGGCATCATGCAGGGCCTGATGTGGCGCGCCACCGACGATTACGGCAACCTGATGTATACCTTCGTGGAATCGGTCGCCGCCATGCATCCCTACTATGTACTGCGTGCCGTGGGCGGATTGATCTTCTTCCTCGGTGCCTGCGTGATGCTCTACAACATCGTCATGACACTACGTCAACCTGCAGGTGCCGGCGCCACGGCCACCTCCAAAGCTTGA